Part of the Leptolyngbya sp. BL0902 genome, GCCTTTATCCACGGCCTGTTGGTATTTCAGGGCATTTGGAATGAAGGTTCCCAGGAACTCGTTTTCTCCTGGTTCAAGTTTGCCGACCTGCATTTAGAGCTGGCCTTTGACATCTCGGTGCTGAACCTGGGGGCGCTGGAGCTGATTACCTTCCTCAGTCTGCTGGCCCAGGTGTTTGCCCTAGGGTATATGGAAAAGGACTGGGCCTTGGCTCGGTTTTACTCCCTGATGGGGTTCTTTGAAGCGGCCATGAGCGGCTTGGTGCTGAGCGGGTCGCTGTTCGTCTCCTACTCGCTGCTGGAGATGCTGACCCTTTCCACCTACCTGCTGGTGGGCTTTTGGTATGCCCAGCCCCTCGTCGTCACCGCCGCCCGCGATGCCTTTTTGACCAAACGCATTGGCGACGTGCTGCTGCTGATGGGCGTCGTAGCCCTGGCGGCAATGGCCGGAAGCCTAAACTTTAACGACCTCTATGGGTGGGTCAAAACCGAAAATCTTTCGCCCCTGGTGGGGACGCTGCTGGGGCTGGCGCTGATTGCGGGGCCGATTGGCAAATGCGCCCAGTTTCCCCTGCACCTGTGGCTGGATGAAGCGATGGAAGGGCCGAACCCAGCGTCGATTTTGCGAAATTCCGTCGTCGTCACCTGCGGGGCCTACGTGCTGATTCGCCTTCAGCCGATTGTGGTGCTGTCCCCTGTCACCTTGGGGGTGCTGATTGCCCTGGGCAGCATTACGGCCATCGGGGGTTCCCTGGTGGCCCTGGCCCAGATTGACCTGAAGCGGACGCTGTCCTACTCCACCAGCGCTTACCTGGGTCTGGTCTTCGTGGCCGTGGGGACAGAGTGGCCCGGTGTGGCGATTACCCTGCTGCTCACCCATGCGGTGGCCAAGGCGCTGCTGTTTATGGGGGTGGGCAGCATCATCACCACCACCACCAGCCAAAACCTCACGGAAATGGGCGGTTTGTGGTCACGGATGCCCGCGACGACCCTGGCCTTTGTGATTGGCTCCCTGGGCATGGTGGGAATTTTCCCCCTCGGCTGCTTCTGGGGGCTGCGGATGGGGGCGGATTTCCTCAGCCAGAGTTCGCCCCTGCTGGCCTTAGTTTTCCTCTTGGTGAATTTCTTAACGGCCCTGAATTTGACCCGTGTCTTCCGCCTGGTCTTTCTGGGGCAGGCCCAGCCCAAAACCCGCCGCGCCCCAGAGGTGCCCTGGCCGATGGCGGTGCCGATGGTATCCCTCTCCATCGTGACCCTGCTGGTGCCCGTGATGATGGCCCGGATGTCGCTATTGCCGCCCGTGGAGTATTTGAACTGGCCCGTAACCGCCCTCCTGGTGGCCTTTGGGGTGGCAGGGGTCGCCCTGGGATCGGCGATTCCCCTGTCCAAGTCCCTGGCCCGGTCGCGCAATCGTCCGGTGCGGATTCTCCAAGACCTGTTGGCCTACGACTTCTACACCGAACGGCTCTATGCCAACACCGTGGTCGCCGCCGTGGGAGGGCTGTCGCGCCTGAGCAATTGGTTTGACCGCTACGTGGTGGATGGCCTGGTGAATGCCGTCGGCCTAGCGTCACTCTTGGGCGGAGAAAGCCTGAAATACAGCGTTTCTGGCCAATCTCAACTGTATTTGTTCACCATCATGGCCGGGGTGGGCCTGATTGGCGTTTTCATGACCTGGAGCCTGTGGTAGCCATGCTGAGCGTACTGATTCTGATCCCGTTAATTGGCGCACTGGCGGTTATCCTTTGGCCCGGAAAAATTACGCCGCTCACCGCAAAATGGGTCAGCGGCGGCACCATCGGCCTAACGCTGCTGTGGGTGATTTTTCTGGCGACCCAGTTTGACATCACTACACCGGGCTTTCAGTTTGAGGAATTGCTGCCCTGGGTAGAGCCGCTGGGCCTCAGCTATCGCCTAGGGCTGGACGGTCTTTCCCTGCCCTTGCTGGTGGTGAATAGCCTGCTGGGGATTGTCGCCATCTACATCAGCGACCCCCACCTGCATCGGCCTCGGCTGTATTACGCGCTGATTTTGGTGATCAGCAGTGCCGTGGCGGGGGCGTTCCTCTCGGCTAACCTGCTGCTGTTCTTCATCTTTTACGAATTAGAACTGATTCCCCTGTACCTGCTGATCGCCATCTGGGGCGGGGCACGGCGGGGCTATGCGGCCACCAAGTTTCTGATTTACACCGCTCTCTCGGGGATTTTGATCCTCGGTGCCTTCCTGGGCCTAGTGTGGCTGTCGGGCAACACCAGCTTTGACTACGACAGCGGCTTGGCGACAGCGTTACCCCTGGCCCAGCAAATCATCCTGCTGGTGGCGCTGCTGATTGGCTTTGGCATTAAGGTACCGCTGTTTCCCTTCCATACCTGGTTGCCCGATGCCCATGTTGAGGCGTCTACTCCGGTTTCCGTGCTGCTGGCGGGGGTGCTGCTGAAGCTGGGCACCTACGGCCTGGTGCGGTTTGGCCTGGGCCTGTTCCCCGATGCCTGGATGGCCCTGGCTCCGGTGATGGCGACCTGGGCGGTGATCAGCGTTCTGTATGGTTCCCTCGCGGCCATTGCCCAGACCGACATGAAAAAAATGGTGGCCTACAGCTCCATTGGTCACATGGGCTATGTGCTGCTGGCAGCGGCGGCTTCGACCCCCCTCAGCATTGTGGGTACGGTGTTCCAAATGGTGAGCCACGGGCTGATTTCGGGCCTGCTGTTTTTGCTGGTGGGGGTGGTCTACCACACCACGGGCACCCGCGATCTCACCGTACTGCGCGGCCTGCTGAACCCAGAGCGGGGCTTACCCTTCGTCGGTTCC contains:
- a CDS encoding NADH-quinone oxidoreductase subunit M, whose amino-acid sequence is MLSVLILIPLIGALAVILWPGKITPLTAKWVSGGTIGLTLLWVIFLATQFDITTPGFQFEELLPWVEPLGLSYRLGLDGLSLPLLVVNSLLGIVAIYISDPHLHRPRLYYALILVISSAVAGAFLSANLLLFFIFYELELIPLYLLIAIWGGARRGYAATKFLIYTALSGILILGAFLGLVWLSGNTSFDYDSGLATALPLAQQIILLVALLIGFGIKVPLFPFHTWLPDAHVEASTPVSVLLAGVLLKLGTYGLVRFGLGLFPDAWMALAPVMATWAVISVLYGSLAAIAQTDMKKMVAYSSIGHMGYVLLAAAASTPLSIVGTVFQMVSHGLISGLLFLLVGVVYHTTGTRDLTVLRGLLNPERGLPFVGSLMILGVMASAGIPGMVGFISEFLVFRGSFLIFPVQTLLCMVGSGLTAVYFLLLVNRAFFGRLAVAPPSGSPQLDVDLPGVTWRDRLPALALASLIIAFGLQPNWMARWSEHTTLALHEPYQGFVQASILRMAPLNESLVADTLVMDAPATTPLLP
- a CDS encoding NAD(P)H-quinone oxidoreductase subunit F; protein product: MNQMWVETSWLLPIYGLLGVVLALPWSMGFIRRTGPRPAAYLNIAMTLFAFIHGLLVFQGIWNEGSQELVFSWFKFADLHLELAFDISVLNLGALELITFLSLLAQVFALGYMEKDWALARFYSLMGFFEAAMSGLVLSGSLFVSYSLLEMLTLSTYLLVGFWYAQPLVVTAARDAFLTKRIGDVLLLMGVVALAAMAGSLNFNDLYGWVKTENLSPLVGTLLGLALIAGPIGKCAQFPLHLWLDEAMEGPNPASILRNSVVVTCGAYVLIRLQPIVVLSPVTLGVLIALGSITAIGGSLVALAQIDLKRTLSYSTSAYLGLVFVAVGTEWPGVAITLLLTHAVAKALLFMGVGSIITTTTSQNLTEMGGLWSRMPATTLAFVIGSLGMVGIFPLGCFWGLRMGADFLSQSSPLLALVFLLVNFLTALNLTRVFRLVFLGQAQPKTRRAPEVPWPMAVPMVSLSIVTLLVPVMMARMSLLPPVEYLNWPVTALLVAFGVAGVALGSAIPLSKSLARSRNRPVRILQDLLAYDFYTERLYANTVVAAVGGLSRLSNWFDRYVVDGLVNAVGLASLLGGESLKYSVSGQSQLYLFTIMAGVGLIGVFMTWSLW